One Brassica napus cultivar Da-Ae chromosome C2, Da-Ae, whole genome shotgun sequence DNA window includes the following coding sequences:
- the LOC106367124 gene encoding F-box protein At2g35280 — MDQRRAKKQSLDNMPEDLRMVIVSKVGANSALDYFNAIIASKSLCFRFDNRFIARDLNLEPLVKKPAQAKRYRSLMDSCLQANNVHAHFVTGMLQYFDSPNQFLGMHHLRIASKAGHLQGRYVYGVLLMAIGQTEKGVRIINKLTDEKGIETVKNCI, encoded by the exons ATGGATCAGAGAAGAGCAAAGAAGCAGAGCCTTGACAACATGCCAGAAGACCTGCGCATGGTCATTGTTTCTAAAGTGGGAGCTAACTCCGCATTGGACTACTTCAACGCGATCATAGCGTCCAAAAGCCTCTGCTTCCGTTTTGACAACCGCTTTATCGCTAGAGATCTCAACCTCGAGCCGTTGGTCAAGAAACCAGCCCAAGCGAAGAGATACAGATCGTTAATGGACAGCTGTCTCCAAGCCAATAACGTCCATGCTCACTTCGTGACAG GTATGCTTCAGTACTTCGACTCCCCAAATCAATTCTTGGGTATGCATCACCTCCGCATAGCATCAAAGGCTGGTCACCTCCAAGGAAGGTACGTTTATGGAGTTCTCCTCATGGCCATAGGCCAAACTGAAAAAGGAGTACGAATCATCAACAAATTGACCGATGAGAAGGGTATTGAAACAGTGAAAAACTGCATCTAA
- the LOC111204150 gene encoding ATP-dependent DNA helicase PIF1-like: MLASLISKTDLIIWDEAPMAHRQAFETLDRTLRDLQSLQDPSAADKPFGGKTVVLGGDFRQILPVIPQGTRQDTVKASISKSYLWSHAEVYTLTMNMRLRQADKEFAEWILKVGNGTAPTVNSEERNHDDGEQVIIGDKFMIPRTDHPHESISNAAYPDFVSKYLNRAYLTERAILSPTNVSAHEINSYLLPKVPSAEKEFLSSDSVAFESTPEEDWTNNYTQEYLNSLEFPGLPPHKLCLKVGAPVMMLRNLSQKNGLCNGTHMMISRLGHRVLEAELLTGTHVGDRVLIPRIQLSPTDTIHPFTFRRRQYPIKLCYAMTINKSQGRSLKQVALYLPRPVFSHGQLYVALSRVTSPEGLKILDDIEGSTREDGVTNIVYKEIFGNLRTRKSYISLS, translated from the coding sequence ATGTTAGCGAGTCTAATTTCAAAGACTGACTTGATCATATGGGACGAAGCCCCTATGGCACACCGTCAGGCCTTTGAGACTCTCGATCGCACACTAAGAGACTTGCAATCGCTCCAAGATCCATCAGCGGCTGATAAACCGTTTGGAGGGAAAACAGTGGTACTTGGTGGTGATTTTAGGCAAATCTTGCCGGTGATACCTCAAGGAACAAGACAAGACACAGTTAAGGCCTCCATCAGCAAGTCATACCTCTGGTCGCATGCAGAAGTTTACACGTTAACCATGAACATGAGATTGAGACAAGCTGACAAGGAATTTGCTGAATGGATTTTAAAAGTTGGCAATGGAACTGCACCAACTGTGAACTCAGAGGAGAGAAATCATGATGATGGAGAGCAGGTTATCATAGGAGACAAGTTCATGATACCAAGAACTGATCATCCTCACGAGTCTATATCAAATGCTGCGTATCCAGACTTTGTAAGTAAATACTTGAACCGCGCATACTTAACAGAGAGAGCTATCTTGTCCCCAACCAACGTCAGTGCTCATGAAATAAACTCATACCTTCTGCCTAAAGTACCTTCTGCTGAGAAAGAATTTTTGAGCTCAGACAGTGTTGCTTTTGAGAGCACGCCAGAAGAGGACTGGACCAATAACTACACGCAGGAGTACTTAAACTCGCTTGAGTTCCCAGGTTTACCACCTCATAAACTCTGTCTGAAAGTTGGTGCTCCGGTTATGATGCTGCGCAATCTAAGCCAAAAAAATGGGTTATGCAATGGAACACACATGATGATCTCGCGTCTGGGACACAGAGTACTGGAGGCCGAGCTTCTAACAGGTACTCATGTCGGTGACAGAGTTCTTATCCCAAGAATTCAGCTATCCCCAACAGACACTATCCATCCTTTCACATTTCGGAGGAGACAATACCCAATCAAGCTGTGTTATGCGATGACTATAAATAAGAGCCAGGGCCGGAGCTTGAAGCAGGTAGCTCTCTATCTTCCTAGACCTGTTTTCAGCCACGGGCAACTATATGTTGCGCTCTCGCGCGTCACCTCACCGGAGGGTCTTAAGATTCTTGATGATATAGAAGGTTCAACTAGAGAAGATGGTGTGACAAATATTGTCTACAAAGAGATTTTCGGAAATCTCAGGACACGTAAGTCTTATATTAGCCTTTCCTAA
- the LOC106367134 gene encoding uncharacterized protein LOC106367134, translating to MREYYAHQIQTRPSEGMTIIKSGRLLHQYIVDTYTATEQERLRFIRLNQKQLRAELYTNICDALESGDTDASKLGTKVILPSSFTGSPRYMSEKYQDAMAICRWYGNPNLFFTFTANPNWVEVKEHLEVYGGDLANNRPDLECRVFKLKLEELMSDFKKGVFFPKPAAFVYTIEFQKRGLPHAHILLWFEGFKGEATAEVIDKYISAELPNKETDKEGFELVERHMIHGPCGKQRRLSPCMEKGECTKKFPKPYSNNTKIDKSGFVIYKRRTDDGSSVLKGDIELDNRYVVPHNLSILKKYKTHINIEWCCKTSAIKYLFKYITKGVDRALALMEQTGEHRLVYKQDKSIAEVLSKEDIEKTMLTAYFVANQKYEEARELTYIQFPSRFVYHSDDKTWTPRKHGTAIGRLIYVHPTAGDKYYLRILLNVVKDAFDFEDLCTVGGTTFKEFRDACYARGLLDDDKEWHDAIVEPSFWATGRQLRSLFVLILLYCEVGNPLKLWNHTWKILAEDILFMKQREFNFAGLLLPDPQLQEYTLIEIERLLKENDKSLADFAGMPKPNPNVLKEISNTVLRQELSYDTEKEAAEHDKLFSTMNEDKKTYTVR from the exons ATGAGAGAGTACTATGCGCATCAGATCCAGACAAGGCCATCAGAGGGTATGACAATCATAAAGTCGGGAAGATTgcttcatcaatatattgtagaCACTTATACAGCAACCGAGCAGGAGAGATTGCGCTTCATCAGACTTAACCAGAAACAGCTGAGGGCTGAGTTATATACAAACATCTGTGATGCATTGGAGAGTGGAGATACCGATGCAAGCAAGCTTGGGACAAAAGTTATCTTGCCTTCTTCTTTCACTGGAAGCCCTCGATACATGTCTGAGAAGTATCAAGATGCCATGGCTATTTGTCGTTGGTATGGTAATCCCAATTTATTCTTCACGTTCACAGCAAACCCAAATTGGGTTGAAGTGAAGGAGCATCTTGAAGTATACGGAGGGGACTTAGCAAACAACAGACCAGACCTTGAGTGCAGAGTTTTTAAACTCAAACTGGAGGAGCTTATGTCAGACTTTAAGAAAGGCGTTTTTTTCCCTAAACCAGCTGCAT TTGTTTACACCATAGAGTTCCAGAAGCGCGGCCTCCCACACGCGCATATCCTTCTTTGGTTCGAGGGATTCAAAGGAGAAGCCACAGCTGAAGTCATCGACAAATATATCTCGGCCGAGCTACCTAACAAGGAAACAGACAAGGAAGGTTTTGAGTTGGTTGAACGCCACATGATCCATGGGCCTTGCGGGAAGCAACGGCGTCTGTCACCGTGCATGGAGAAAGGCGAATGCACGAAGAAATTCCCTAAACCCTATTCGAACAATACAAAGATCGACAAATCTGGCTTCGTTATCTACAAACGGCGCACTGATGATGGATCATCTGTTCTGAAAGGTGATATAGAGTTAGACAATCGCTATGTTGTGCCTCATAACCTCTCTATACTCAAGAAATACAAAACACACATCAATATTGAGTGGTGTTGCAAAACAAGCGCAATAAAGTACCTCTTCAAATACATAACGAAGGGGGTGGATCGAGCATTGGCTCTGATGGAGCAGACTG GTGAGCATAGGCTGGTATACAAGCAGGACAAGAGTATAGCGGAAGTTCTCTCCAAAGAAGATATAGAGAAGACGATGTTGACTGCGTATTTTGTTGCCAACCAGAAATACGAAGAAGCTAGAGAGCTTACTTACATTCAGTTCCCCTCTCGGTTTGTCTACCATTCTGACGACAAAACGTGGACACCCAGGAAACATGGGACAGCTATAGGCAGACTTATCTACGTACATCCAACCGCAGGAGATAAATACTATCTTAGAATCCTTCTAAATGTGGTCAAAGACGCTTTCGACTTTGAAGATCTCTGCACCGTAGGTGGTACGACATTTAAAGAGTTCCGTGATGCGTGCTATGCGCGTGGGTTGCTAGATGACGACAAGGAATGGCACGATGCAATAGTTGAACCATCCTTCTGGGCAACAGGTCGTCAACTAAGGTCCTTATTCGTCCTTATTTTGCTTTACTGTGAAGTTGGAAATCCACTGAAACTTTGGAATCATACCTGGAAGATATTGGCTGAAGATATTCTATTCATGAAACAGAGAGAATTCAACTTCGCAGGCTTGCTTCTGCCTGATCCGCAGCTGCAAGAATATACGTTGATTGAGATCGAGCGGCTTCTCAAAGAAAATGACAAATCCCTAGCTGATTTCGCTGGGATGCCAAAGCCAAACCCGAATGTTCTCAAGGAAATTTCAAACACTGTATTGCGTCAAGAGCTTAGCTATGACACTGAGAAAGAAGCAGCTGAGCATGATAAACTGTTTAGCACCATGAATgaagataaaaaaacatatacagtGCGGTAA
- the BNACNNG36230D gene encoding uncharacterized protein BNACNNG36230D — MSSNTSPIFSDYGFDPQIDYFQVLEEARKHKKETSSIDSTHQFKLQKPISKDDLIRTALHKKNKKKHRWFWRNALLFFSWRKWRKRSGEGDIEFDDRDVHVARARNFRAGSMSGPVYVTETLSGSSTPYRTIRPPSLTTVTPVVPYLSLRELSMERQQRIITTSMSGPLYLVT; from the exons ATGTCGTCCAACACTTCCCCGATTTTCAGCGACTATGGCTTCGATCCCCAAATCGACTACTTccag GTTTTGGAAGAAGCGAGGAAGCACAAGAAAGAAACATCATCCATCGACAGTACTCATCAGTTCAAGCTCCAGAAACCTATCTCCAAGGACGACCTGATACGCACCGCTctccacaagaagaacaaaaagaagCACCGTTGGTTCTGGAGAAACGCTTTGCTCTTCTTCAGCTGGCGGAAGTGGCGAAAACGCAGCGGCGAGGGAGACATTGAGTTTGACGATCGCGACGTTCACGTGGCGAGGGCTAGGAATTTTCGGGCTGGTTCGATGTCTGGTCCGGTTTACGTTACGGAGACCTTGAGCGGTTCGAGCACGCCGTACCGGACGATAAGACCTCCTTCGTTGACGACGGTGACACCAGTGGTTCCGTATTTGAGTCTACGGGAGCTTAGCATGGAGAGGCAGCAGAGGATTATTACAACTTCTATGTCTGGTCCTCTTTACTTGGTCACGTGA
- the LOC106380122 gene encoding probable pectinesterase/pectinesterase inhibitor 58: MGFGKDNKKKKCIVAGVVTGLLVIMVVSVAVIANQHAHSCKKKPDVNIKMTSKAVEAVCAPTDFKETCVNSFMKASPNSTEPLDLIKLSFNITIQAIKDGVKKSSVELKAKADHETKGSLELCETLMNDAIDDLTKCFDNFAGFSVDQIEKFVYDLRVWLSGSISYQQTCMDAFEEVKSILAQDMKDIFKPSKELTSNSLAMITSMSSMFGKSNITEATGDLGNNARKLLYAEDGFPSWVGPDTRRLMAAPQGGVKPNVVVAKDGSGQYKSINEALKAVPINNKVPFVIYIKQGVYKEKVVVTKQMYHVTFIGDGPTKTKITGSVNFGIGKVRTYLTSSLTVEGDNFVAKNMGIENTAGPPGGQAAALRVSADCVVIFNCQIDGYQDTLYVHSHRQFYRDSTISGTVDFIFGDSIAIFQNCNIVVRKPMGGQGCMVTAQGRTDVREPTAIVLHNCRIIGEPAYLPVKNINKAYLGRPWKEFARTIVMRTTISDVIDPAGWSAWSGDFALKTLFYAEYENSGPGSNKAQRVKWPGIQRITRPQALGFAPGRFLSGGSWIPQTGVPYLPNLQ, encoded by the exons atgggCTTCGgtaaagataacaaaaagaagaaatgcATCGTCGCTGGGGTTGTCACGGGTTTGCTCGTTATCATGGTAGTCTCCGTGGCCGTCATAGCGAACCAACATGCCCATTCTTGTAAGAAAAAGCCCGACGTGAATATTAAAATGACCAGCAAGGCAGTCGAAGCGGTGTGCGCACCTACTGACTTCAAGGAAACATGTGTCAACAGCTTCATGAAAGCGTCTCCTAACTCCACCGAGCCTCttgatctcatcaagctcaGCTTCAAcatcaccattcaagccatcaAGGATGGTGTCAAGAAATCCTCTGTAGAGCTCAAAGCCAAGGCAGATCATGAGACCAAAGGGTCTCTGGAGTTGTGTGAGACGCTTATGAATGACGCTATAGATGATCTGACGAAGTGTTTTGATAACTTTGCTGGCTTTTCAGTTGATCAGATTGAGAAATTCGTCTATGATCTTCGTGTCTGGCTCAGTGGGTCCATTTCGTATCAGCAGACATGCATGGATGCTTTTGAGGAAGTTAAGTCAATCCTTGCACAAGACATGAAAGACATCTTCAAACCATCTAAAGAACTCACCAGTAATAGTCTTGCAATGATTACCAGTATGTCCAGCATGTTTGGAAAGTCCAACATCACAG AAGCAACGGGAGATCTTGGAAACAACGCCAGAAAGCTTTTGTATGCTGAAGACGGTTTCCCAAGCTGGGTAGGACCAGACACTCGAAGGCTCATGGCAGCACCACAAGGAGGTGTGAAACCTAATGTGGTGGTGGCTAAGGACGGAAGTGGTCAGTACAAAAGTATAAACGAGGCCTTGAAGGCTGTGCCTATAAACAACAAAGTGCCATTCGTTATCTACATCAAGCAAGGTGTCTACAAGGAGAAAGTCGTTGTTACAAAACAGATGTATCACGTCACTTTCATCGGAGATGGACCCACCAAAACTAAGATCACCGGTAGTGTCAACTTTGGTATCGGCAAGGTCAGGACATACCTGACATCCTCTCTCA CTGTCGAGGGTGATAACTTCGTGGCCAAGAACATGGGGATTGAGAACACCGCCGGTCCCCCAGGAGGACAAGCCGCAGCCCTAAGAGTCTCCGCGGACTGTGTAGTTATCTTCAACTGTCAAATCGATGGTTACCAAGACACACTCTACGTCCATTCCCACCGTCAATTCTACCGTGACTCCACCATCTCAGGCACCGTCGACTTCATCTTCGGCGACTCAATCGCCATCTTTCAAAACTGCAACATCGTGGTGAGGAAACCCATGGGAGGCCAAGGCTGCATGGTCACCGCACAAGGCCGCACCGACGTGCGTGAACCCACCGCTATCGTGCTCCACAACTGCCGCATCATCGGAGAACCGGCGTATCTTCCGgtgaaaaacataaacaaagcaTATCTTGGAAGGCCGTGGAAAGAGTTCGCAAGGAccatagtgatgagaacgaccATAAGCGACGTTATTGATCCAGCGGGATGGTCTGCATGGAGCGGTGATTTTGCGCTCAAAACTCTTTTCTACGCTGAGTATGAGAACAGTGGGCCTGGGTCGAACAAAGCCCAACGTGTTAAATGGCCTGGTATTCAGAGGATTACTCGTCCTCAGGCTCTTGGATTTGCTCCTGGGAGATTTTTAAGTGGTGGTTCGTGGATTCCACAAACTGGTGTGCCGTATTTGCCCAATCTGCAATAG